In Porphyromonas cangingivalis, a genomic segment contains:
- a CDS encoding AMP-dependent synthetase/ligase: protein MTKISHMAEVAVRMNKKNGNDTCLIVKNKEKQVWEKQSWNHVYEYVRRTAQALIEFGVGSQECVGMYSENMDKFIYSDLATLSIGSIAVPLYATSSSAQVEYIVNDARIKLLFVGSQFQYNNAYKVKKESAVLEHIVIFDPTVIRHPDDRTSLMYEDFLKLGDTTTAEAEAKLRRSNSELSDIACLIYTSGTSGQSKGVEISHSNIYNALVAHVEAIPNMGHKHISMNFLPLTHVFEKMWVFLCLQRGVKVAVGENPKEILTNLKEVRPHFMCNVPRFWEKVHIGVQEKISTFSPRVQKLMRSAIDIGKEYHFEYRQKGRRAPFWLMMKYKFFAKKLFDLVKKNVGIERGKLFPTAGAALADPINEALSAMGIPIVVGYGLTETTATVCFCRPKKNAFGSIGTVLPGVEVKVDPQTSELMVKGATVSRGYFNKPEETADAFGTDGWFRTGDICTIDGEGNLFFKERLKDLYKTANGKYIAPQMIEGLISANKYIEQAMVIAEERNFVSALIYPAWDVVREKLKGRAIDTDDIDELAKMPEVYSLIEGYLEEGQKTLASYEKVKKFVLLTEPFSVENGMLTNTLKTKRKVVSAHYADLIEGMYR from the coding sequence ATGACCAAGATATCGCACATGGCAGAGGTTGCCGTCAGGATGAACAAGAAAAACGGTAACGATACCTGCCTCATTGTCAAGAATAAAGAAAAACAAGTTTGGGAAAAACAGTCGTGGAACCATGTCTATGAGTATGTGCGCCGTACAGCTCAGGCTCTTATCGAATTCGGTGTGGGATCACAGGAGTGTGTGGGGATGTATTCGGAGAATATGGACAAGTTCATATACAGTGACTTGGCAACCCTCAGCATCGGTTCTATCGCTGTGCCCCTCTATGCGACCTCTTCGTCCGCACAGGTCGAGTACATCGTCAATGATGCGAGGATCAAGCTCCTCTTTGTCGGTTCGCAGTTTCAGTACAACAATGCTTACAAGGTGAAGAAGGAGAGCGCAGTGCTGGAGCATATCGTGATCTTCGATCCCACGGTGATTCGTCACCCTGACGACCGTACTTCGTTGATGTACGAGGACTTCCTCAAGCTTGGTGACACGACCACGGCGGAGGCCGAGGCGAAGTTGCGGCGTTCGAACAGCGAGCTCTCTGACATCGCCTGCCTTATTTACACTTCGGGCACCAGCGGGCAGAGCAAGGGCGTGGAGATCTCTCACAGTAACATCTACAATGCCCTTGTCGCTCATGTCGAAGCCATCCCGAACATGGGGCACAAACACATCTCGATGAACTTCCTCCCCCTCACGCATGTCTTCGAGAAGATGTGGGTCTTCCTCTGCCTCCAGAGAGGGGTCAAGGTTGCCGTAGGCGAGAACCCCAAGGAGATCCTCACCAACCTTAAAGAAGTGCGCCCTCACTTCATGTGCAATGTGCCTCGCTTTTGGGAAAAGGTCCACATCGGAGTGCAGGAGAAGATCTCGACCTTCTCTCCCAGGGTGCAGAAGCTCATGCGCAGTGCCATCGATATCGGCAAGGAGTACCACTTCGAGTACAGGCAGAAGGGGCGCAGAGCTCCGTTTTGGTTGATGATGAAGTACAAGTTCTTTGCCAAGAAACTCTTTGATCTCGTGAAGAAAAATGTGGGTATCGAGCGAGGGAAGCTTTTCCCCACTGCCGGTGCAGCCCTTGCCGATCCTATCAATGAAGCACTGAGTGCCATGGGTATCCCCATCGTTGTGGGTTATGGACTGACGGAGACGACGGCAACGGTGTGCTTCTGTCGTCCGAAGAAGAATGCTTTCGGATCCATCGGTACCGTCCTTCCCGGTGTGGAGGTCAAGGTCGATCCTCAGACGAGCGAACTTATGGTCAAGGGTGCTACAGTCTCCAGAGGATATTTCAATAAGCCGGAGGAGACTGCTGATGCTTTTGGGACTGACGGATGGTTCCGTACGGGAGACATCTGCACGATAGACGGAGAGGGCAACCTCTTCTTCAAAGAACGTCTCAAAGACCTCTATAAGACCGCCAACGGCAAGTATATTGCGCCACAGATGATCGAGGGCTTGATCTCTGCCAACAAGTACATTGAGCAGGCCATGGTCATTGCCGAGGAGCGCAACTTCGTCAGTGCCCTCATTTATCCGGCTTGGGATGTGGTACGTGAGAAGCTCAAAGGTAGGGCTATAGACACGGATGACATCGACGAACTCGCAAAGATGCCCGAGGTGTATTCGCTCATCGAGGGGTATCTCGAAGAGGGACAGAAGACCCTTGCATCGTATGAGAAGGTCAAGAAGTTCGTCCTCCTCACCGAACCTTTCAGTGTCGAAAATGGGATGCTTACCAATACCCTCAAAACAAAACGAAAAGTCGTCTCGGCACACTATGCCGATCTCATAGAGGGTATGTATCGATAA
- a CDS encoding KAP family P-loop NTPase fold protein, whose product MSEKNNTKSETNSKFREGLNELLKQTKSFIFEEAQSIILFLIALLLLFLFEDETKALFYDKVLPVMNRMNFGIVSWSILSLLGIFHLHYVWQCVKNNYRISVFSFLLITLVIILLFNGLLLDYSSIEIQILIFFVLVAILCFWMFSFINFFPCQSGTETQAEEEKLLSIDTPIKNKDDDRLGFSEDIDLLISKLPKETEQAYSVGIVGSWGSGKTSYLNLLEKKLNKEQFIVIKFNPRHSLNACTIQEDFFHELFSTLKKYDSRFSSSFKDYLKAINIIGENKFLSSFLSIHQLWNSGREKQKISEAIKRLGKRVVVFIDDFDRLLREEVIEVLKLIDGNASFSNMIFFAAYDKQYLNKILVSENTSETKLFSDKYFSIEQSIPFISEEALWNEITKIPCMNNNDPYFKELYEKESILYFILNQILPTLRDLKRFSNLFLRFEKIQNDVNFRDYFLLMLIKYNWENEYYRLKKKQYLNPTNSEWEVISEKVDINVENSHLLKKILHLLFEKEEVTIRKRGHIYRIKSIRSIRAFEIYFQERVNSNLSFNTLEHLLKEDACNSLPIIDLWFQEGYDRDILEYLSYYEGKIMDKHDLSKFLSVAIYAYEKDKEIKSKSEQNSKSLEKTAPDQRKPYTHEYTQLKPSNFECFSHHYIYKISPASDRLFASNEEYKIWIKDELKKLHIHLYCRCALDISEHALNDDHPCISKRLFNLSEAREIVKDSFLNLIHKEPEIKTRHMDLLESYIKPMEKEKTELNKEMLEAVITSLDNYGSEEFFRKLFVKIPPMYEDCLSFGLTILSEKIFGTKGDLDKFLTDRKHSIKIPDKIKKFWSLYKGNNYEVFSLYEDIQYDTEWHLKTACNNLEKVLEIEHKFDELVKDGKITLKRAESLLETIRKFPVRVSKYQDVVNKINQKIDELSKS is encoded by the coding sequence ATGAGCGAGAAAAACAATACCAAATCTGAGACCAACTCCAAATTCAGAGAGGGCTTGAATGAACTCCTGAAACAAACGAAATCTTTCATCTTTGAAGAAGCCCAAAGTATCATTCTATTCCTTATAGCTCTTCTTCTACTCTTTCTTTTTGAAGATGAGACGAAAGCTCTCTTTTACGATAAGGTCTTACCTGTCATGAATAGGATGAATTTTGGGATCGTAAGTTGGAGCATACTTTCTCTATTAGGCATCTTCCATCTTCACTATGTGTGGCAATGTGTGAAGAATAACTATCGAATTTCTGTATTCTCATTTCTACTTATCACACTTGTTATTATCCTCTTATTCAATGGTCTGCTATTAGATTATTCAAGTATAGAGATCCAAATACTCATATTTTTCGTATTAGTTGCCATTCTCTGCTTCTGGATGTTCTCATTCATAAACTTTTTCCCTTGTCAAAGTGGAACAGAGACACAAGCGGAAGAGGAAAAGCTTTTAAGTATAGACACTCCAATCAAAAATAAGGATGATGATCGCTTAGGCTTCTCCGAAGACATCGACCTTTTAATAAGCAAACTGCCTAAAGAGACAGAGCAGGCATACAGTGTAGGGATTGTAGGCTCTTGGGGTAGCGGAAAAACCTCTTACCTAAACCTCTTAGAAAAGAAGCTGAACAAAGAGCAGTTCATTGTCATCAAGTTTAACCCTCGTCATTCACTCAATGCTTGTACGATCCAAGAGGACTTCTTCCACGAGTTATTCTCAACATTGAAGAAATATGATTCGAGATTTTCAAGTTCTTTCAAGGATTACCTGAAAGCCATAAATATAATTGGGGAAAACAAGTTTTTATCCTCTTTCCTATCCATACATCAGCTTTGGAACAGTGGAAGAGAAAAACAAAAAATCAGTGAAGCAATAAAGAGACTCGGCAAAAGAGTGGTTGTGTTCATTGATGACTTTGATCGTCTTTTACGAGAAGAGGTCATTGAGGTGTTGAAGCTCATCGATGGCAATGCTTCCTTTTCTAATATGATATTCTTCGCAGCTTACGACAAGCAATATCTTAATAAAATCCTTGTTTCCGAAAACACCAGTGAAACGAAACTATTTAGTGATAAGTATTTCTCGATAGAGCAATCTATCCCCTTCATCTCGGAAGAGGCTTTGTGGAATGAGATAACTAAAATACCTTGTATGAACAATAATGATCCATATTTCAAGGAGCTATACGAAAAAGAGTCTATCTTATATTTCATCTTAAATCAGATACTACCTACTTTACGAGACCTGAAACGATTTTCAAATTTATTCTTACGATTTGAGAAAATTCAGAACGACGTAAATTTCAGAGACTATTTTCTCCTGATGCTCATTAAATACAATTGGGAAAACGAATACTATCGCCTCAAAAAGAAGCAATATCTCAACCCAACTAATAGTGAATGGGAAGTTATCAGTGAAAAGGTTGATATTAATGTAGAAAACAGTCATTTACTTAAGAAAATTCTACACCTACTATTTGAAAAGGAGGAAGTTACGATAAGAAAAAGAGGCCATATTTATAGGATCAAATCTATTCGAAGCATAAGAGCGTTTGAAATATATTTCCAAGAGAGAGTCAATAGCAACCTATCCTTTAACACTTTAGAACATCTTTTAAAAGAAGACGCTTGCAACTCCCTACCCATCATAGATCTTTGGTTTCAAGAAGGATATGATCGTGACATACTTGAATATTTGAGCTATTATGAAGGAAAAATCATGGACAAACATGATCTTTCTAAATTTCTATCAGTAGCTATTTATGCGTATGAAAAAGATAAAGAGATCAAATCTAAATCAGAGCAAAACAGTAAGAGCTTAGAGAAAACAGCACCAGATCAGAGAAAACCTTATACTCATGAATATACCCAATTAAAACCATCTAATTTTGAATGCTTCTCGCACCATTATATTTATAAAATATCACCTGCATCTGACCGCCTTTTTGCCTCCAATGAAGAATATAAAATATGGATCAAAGATGAGCTAAAAAAACTACATATACACTTATATTGTAGATGCGCCTTAGATATATCCGAACATGCACTTAATGATGATCATCCCTGTATTTCAAAACGCTTATTTAATCTATCTGAAGCTCGTGAGATTGTAAAAGATTCATTTTTAAACCTTATACATAAAGAACCTGAGATTAAGACCCGTCATATGGACTTATTGGAATCCTACATAAAACCCATGGAGAAAGAGAAAACAGAGTTGAACAAAGAGATGTTAGAAGCTGTAATAACATCACTGGACAATTATGGATCTGAAGAGTTCTTCAGGAAACTATTTGTCAAAATTCCACCTATGTATGAAGACTGTTTATCTTTTGGATTAACAATTCTTTCTGAGAAAATATTTGGGACAAAAGGGGATTTAGATAAATTCCTCACCGATCGAAAACACAGCATAAAAATCCCCGATAAGATCAAGAAATTTTGGAGCCTATACAAAGGAAATAATTATGAAGTGTTTTCCCTTTATGAAGATATCCAATATGATACGGAATGGCATCTTAAAACGGCGTGCAATAATTTAGAAAAGGTGTTAGAGATTGAGCACAAATTTGATGAATTAGTCAAGGATGGGAAAATAACATTAAAAAGAGCAGAGAGTTTATTAGAGACGATAAGAAAATTTCCAGTTAGGGTATCCAAATACCAAGATGTTGTAAACAAAATAAATCAAAAGATAGATGAGCTATCAAAAAGCTAA
- a CDS encoding IS256 family transposase, whose protein sequence is MELTTTQKSAFISEMLSSEAGINELIRVLLDTFSKQERALFVEEHEGEQCNGFRPRRWRGYGCSFELRIPRTRSGNFQPLILGILSSQESERALLFHELYTRGLSCEDIGSVCERIYGYHYSKQQVSFLSNTSKEEIYKWLERQLSPHYLAVYIDATFTYTRREDRVAQEAYYTMLGLLPDGSREVLCVVNHPTEGALNWEAELKALKTRGVERIDLIISDALQGIERAIASAFPHSSHQLCVVHFKRHALNAVSKRDKDQMRQELEDLFPISGTSLTPIKAFEKLCTFAERWGKSYRSLLSLSAPRNIGYFTYLMFPEGVRRMIYSTNWVERLNRSYKRTLRMRGALPSADAVVFLLGSVAREMTERTYARRLPYFQEWSTK, encoded by the coding sequence ATGGAGCTTACAACAACACAAAAGTCGGCATTTATTTCTGAAATGCTATCATCAGAGGCAGGTATTAACGAACTTATCCGTGTACTATTGGACACCTTCTCGAAGCAAGAACGTGCTCTCTTTGTCGAAGAGCATGAGGGTGAACAATGCAATGGTTTCCGTCCTCGTCGATGGCGAGGCTACGGCTGTAGCTTTGAATTACGGATTCCTCGAACACGTTCGGGCAATTTCCAACCCCTGATTTTGGGAATCCTTTCCAGCCAAGAGAGCGAACGAGCCTTGTTGTTTCACGAGCTTTATACCCGAGGCCTTTCGTGCGAAGACATTGGTTCGGTGTGCGAACGGATCTACGGCTATCACTATAGCAAGCAGCAAGTCAGTTTTCTCTCGAACACGAGTAAAGAGGAGATCTACAAGTGGTTGGAACGCCAACTGTCGCCCCACTATTTGGCGGTGTACATCGATGCTACCTTTACCTACACACGGCGGGAGGATCGTGTGGCTCAGGAAGCCTATTACACGATGTTGGGGTTGCTTCCTGACGGTAGTCGGGAGGTGCTTTGTGTGGTGAATCATCCCACGGAGGGAGCGTTGAATTGGGAGGCAGAGTTGAAAGCCCTCAAAACACGTGGAGTCGAACGTATAGACCTGATCATCTCAGATGCTTTACAGGGGATTGAACGAGCCATCGCCTCGGCTTTCCCTCACTCCTCCCATCAGCTGTGTGTCGTTCATTTCAAGCGTCACGCACTTAATGCCGTATCGAAGAGGGACAAGGATCAGATGAGACAAGAGTTGGAAGACTTGTTTCCGATCTCGGGTACAAGTCTTACACCCATCAAGGCATTTGAGAAATTGTGTACATTTGCAGAACGTTGGGGGAAAAGCTACCGGAGCCTGCTCTCCTTGTCGGCACCTCGCAATATAGGCTACTTCACTTACCTGATGTTCCCGGAGGGTGTTCGTCGTATGATTTACTCGACGAATTGGGTGGAGCGTCTCAATCGCAGCTATAAGCGTACGCTGCGTATGCGTGGGGCTCTACCCTCGGCTGATGCCGTCGTCTTTCTCTTGGGCTCTGTAGCCCGAGAAATGACTGAAAGGACTTATGCTAGGAGGTTACCCTATTTCCAAGAGTGGAGTACCAAATAA
- a CDS encoding cytochrome c biogenesis protein: MNFLLDWHDFIYFALPTVAICALGAYLGFKEKFAPAITVTVLALIVFGVYIAGMWHSLERPPMRTMGETRLWYSFFVIIAGLIVYSRWRYRWILGFSTVLSTVFICINIFKPEIHSKTMMPALESPFFVPHVISYMFAYGMLGAALLLAIYMLYKKEDKDPHRLYVTDNLVYTGTGFLIVGLLLGAIWAKQAWGTYWGWDPKETWAAITMAAYMLYIHHRRFHPKRFKQSAIILIVSFLFLQMCWYGVNFLPSASDSIHMYSN; the protein is encoded by the coding sequence ATGAACTTCCTCCTCGACTGGCACGACTTCATATACTTCGCCCTCCCGACCGTAGCCATCTGTGCCTTGGGTGCTTATTTGGGATTTAAGGAAAAGTTTGCCCCTGCCATCACCGTCACCGTCCTGGCACTCATCGTCTTCGGGGTGTACATCGCAGGGATGTGGCATTCGCTCGAACGCCCACCGATGCGCACTATGGGCGAGACACGGCTCTGGTATTCGTTCTTCGTCATCATTGCAGGGCTCATCGTTTACAGCCGTTGGCGTTATCGCTGGATCCTCGGCTTCTCGACCGTCCTTTCGACGGTCTTTATCTGCATCAATATCTTCAAGCCCGAGATCCACTCCAAGACGATGATGCCCGCCCTCGAAAGCCCCTTCTTCGTCCCCCACGTGATCTCCTACATGTTCGCCTACGGGATGCTCGGCGCAGCCCTCTTGCTGGCGATCTATATGCTCTACAAAAAGGAGGATAAAGACCCTCACCGCCTCTATGTCACGGACAACCTCGTCTATACGGGCACAGGCTTTCTCATCGTCGGACTCCTCCTCGGGGCGATCTGGGCAAAGCAGGCATGGGGCACTTATTGGGGCTGGGATCCCAAAGAGACTTGGGCGGCGATAACCATGGCTGCCTATATGCTGTACATCCACCACCGCCGTTTCCACCCCAAACGCTTCAAGCAGTCGGCGATCATCCTCATCGTCAGCTTCCTCTTCCTCCAGATGTGCTGGTACGGCGTCAACTTCCTCCCCTCCGCCTCTGACAGCATCCACATGTATTCAAACTGA
- a CDS encoding cytochrome c biogenesis protein ResB: protein MWNNKWGYKEAFAIVGIPIIIGWVMQLILGPAPRTAFAFPTNIIAGIAITLIGVGVALMGKRKGRRPFLAGGPATLSALTAFIVLTLIVGFTKQIPAGMAAGLSGWFHKIGLSAMLESRAFLLLYAYFLLVLATATAYRLLRFSLCVRDVAFALNHIGLYLFLLFGLISSSEMRRFTMVLSSESDQPEWRATDNLTRAMVELPLALELKHFDLQEYPPKLMLLDLPTGELVPKGRPEHLLIDSTLTRGRLLDWQIEILEHLPLSAPLVGATDIVFKEFRSTGGAASVRVRATRGDEAYEGWVSSGSYLFPYRSLSLTDSLAIVMPEREPKQFTSHIVYYTQAGDVGKYDIRVNHPLRHGNWYIYQLGYDRERGRWSTTSELEIVYDPWLLPVYVGIAMMLLGALCLLLGPISHDKKKEAL from the coding sequence ATGTGGAACAATAAATGGGGCTATAAGGAGGCCTTCGCCATCGTCGGTATCCCGATCATCATAGGGTGGGTCATGCAGCTCATCCTCGGACCTGCACCTCGGACGGCTTTCGCCTTTCCGACCAATATCATCGCAGGGATAGCCATCACTCTCATCGGTGTGGGTGTGGCTCTCATGGGTAAACGCAAGGGACGGAGACCCTTCTTGGCAGGAGGCCCTGCGACCCTCTCCGCCCTGACTGCCTTCATCGTCCTGACACTTATCGTGGGTTTCACGAAGCAGATCCCTGCAGGCATGGCAGCGGGGCTATCGGGTTGGTTCCACAAGATAGGGCTGAGTGCCATGCTTGAGTCGAGAGCCTTCCTCCTGCTCTATGCCTACTTTTTGCTCGTCCTTGCCACGGCCACGGCTTACCGTCTGCTGAGGTTCAGTCTCTGTGTCAGGGATGTCGCTTTTGCCCTCAACCATATAGGGCTGTACCTCTTCCTCTTGTTCGGGCTCATCTCTTCGTCAGAGATGCGGAGGTTCACGATGGTGCTTTCGAGCGAAAGTGACCAACCCGAGTGGCGTGCTACGGACAACCTCACCAGAGCAATGGTGGAGCTCCCTCTTGCGCTCGAACTCAAACACTTCGACCTCCAAGAATATCCGCCCAAACTCATGCTGCTCGACCTCCCCACGGGCGAACTCGTCCCCAAGGGGCGTCCCGAGCATCTCCTCATCGACTCGACCCTCACCCGAGGCCGACTTCTCGACTGGCAGATCGAAATCCTCGAACACCTCCCTCTCTCTGCCCCCCTTGTCGGTGCGACAGACATTGTGTTCAAGGAGTTTCGTTCCACCGGAGGTGCGGCATCCGTCCGGGTGCGTGCCACGAGAGGTGACGAAGCCTACGAAGGTTGGGTGAGCTCAGGGAGTTATCTATTCCCTTACCGTTCACTCTCGTTGACCGACTCTCTCGCCATCGTCATGCCCGAGCGTGAGCCCAAGCAATTCACCTCTCACATCGTCTACTACACTCAGGCTGGAGACGTGGGCAAGTACGATATCCGTGTCAATCACCCTCTCCGCCACGGCAACTGGTACATCTATCAGCTCGGTTATGACCGCGAACGTGGGCGATGGAGCACGACGTCCGAACTTGAGATCGTCTACGACCCATGGCTCCTCCCCGTCTATGTCGGTATAGCGATGATGCTCCTCGGTGCCTTGTGCCTCCTTCTCGGTCCTATCTCTCACGACAAAAAGAAAGAAGCCCTATGA
- the nrfA gene encoding ammonia-forming cytochrome c nitrite reductase gives MKENQRRLKSWQGWLLFCAAVVVVFLLGMLAASVTERRAEIRSIYANKKVELTPFESRNGIYRENYPRQYDTWTNTADTTFTSEYNGSQPVDVLAQRPQMVIFWAGYAFSREYNTPRGHMHAIHDMIDILRTGNPGVDGEGDLQPGTCWVCKSPDVPRMMQAMGVDNFYKTKWSELGSEIVNPIGCADCHDPETMDLHISRPALVEAFERRGIDITKATHQEMRSLVCAQCHVEYYFKPDGKYLTFPWDKGMTMEDAEKYYDGLEYYDYIHPLSKAPILKAQHPDFELFTQGIHGQRGVSCADCHMPYMSEGGIKFSDHHITSPLRYIDRTCQVCHRESEETLRQNVYERQHKVMEARNTLENELLRAHIEAEFAWKKGATEAEMASALKLIRQSQWRWDYVVASHGGSFHAPQECQRILSAGLEKAMAARLSIARVLAKHGYTDEVPLPDISTKEKAQEYIGLNPKELNRKKKEFVETVAPKWLEEAKAKGRLYMAKK, from the coding sequence ATGAAAGAAAATCAAAGACGACTTAAATCCTGGCAGGGGTGGTTGCTTTTCTGTGCTGCCGTTGTCGTAGTCTTTTTGCTTGGTATGCTGGCTGCTTCAGTGACCGAGCGACGAGCAGAGATCCGGTCCATCTATGCCAATAAGAAGGTGGAGCTCACGCCTTTTGAGTCTCGTAATGGCATCTATCGAGAAAATTATCCACGACAGTACGACACTTGGACGAATACTGCCGATACCACATTTACTTCGGAGTACAACGGCAGCCAACCCGTCGATGTCCTTGCCCAACGTCCTCAGATGGTGATCTTCTGGGCGGGCTATGCTTTCTCTCGGGAGTACAACACGCCTCGGGGGCATATGCACGCCATCCATGACATGATCGACATCCTCCGCACCGGCAATCCGGGTGTGGATGGTGAGGGTGATCTTCAGCCCGGTACCTGCTGGGTGTGTAAGAGCCCCGACGTCCCTCGTATGATGCAGGCGATGGGGGTGGACAACTTCTACAAGACGAAGTGGAGCGAGCTTGGTAGCGAGATCGTCAATCCTATCGGTTGTGCCGACTGTCACGACCCGGAGACAATGGATCTTCATATCTCTCGTCCTGCCCTCGTGGAGGCTTTCGAGCGCAGAGGTATAGACATCACCAAGGCGACACACCAGGAGATGCGTTCTCTCGTCTGTGCCCAGTGCCACGTGGAGTATTATTTCAAGCCGGATGGCAAGTATCTCACCTTCCCTTGGGACAAAGGGATGACCATGGAGGATGCGGAGAAGTATTACGACGGACTTGAATACTACGACTACATCCATCCGCTGAGCAAGGCTCCCATCCTAAAGGCTCAACATCCTGACTTCGAGCTCTTCACCCAAGGGATCCACGGTCAGAGGGGCGTGTCTTGTGCCGACTGCCATATGCCTTATATGAGTGAGGGGGGGATCAAGTTCAGCGATCACCACATCACCAGCCCACTAAGGTATATCGATCGTACCTGTCAGGTGTGCCACCGTGAGAGTGAAGAGACCCTTCGTCAGAATGTCTATGAGCGTCAGCATAAGGTCATGGAGGCTCGTAATACGCTTGAGAACGAACTCCTCCGAGCTCACATCGAAGCTGAGTTTGCGTGGAAGAAGGGTGCGACAGAGGCTGAGATGGCTTCGGCTCTGAAGCTCATCCGTCAGTCGCAGTGGAGATGGGACTATGTCGTAGCGAGCCATGGGGGATCGTTCCACGCACCACAAGAGTGTCAGCGCATCCTCAGCGCAGGTCTCGAGAAGGCGATGGCCGCACGCCTGTCGATCGCTCGTGTCTTGGCGAAACATGGTTATACGGATGAAGTACCTCTACCAGACATCTCGACCAAGGAGAAGGCTCAGGAGTATATCGGGCTTAATCCCAAAGAACTTAATCGCAAGAAGAAGGAGTTTGTGGAGACCGTAGCTCCAAAGTGGCTTGAAGAGGCCAAGGCTAAGGGGCGTCTCTATATGGCAAAGAAATAA
- the nrfH gene encoding cytochrome c nitrite reductase small subunit → MKKIKTRWQRLRDYFLPTYRAKIVAVLCAGTVVGLVVYLVYMSKAYSYLSDEPSVCINCHVMEPYYATWNHSSHALHATCNDCHVPHTSIFHKYFFKAKDGLRHSYVFTMRGEPQAMQAIPESQAVIYQNCVRCHSQLNQEFVHSGRVCPVQIKEGSEQACWDCHRDVPHGGKIGLSATPAARVPFPKSPVPDWLRKAVRKNDTK, encoded by the coding sequence ATGAAGAAGATAAAAACACGTTGGCAACGTCTCAGAGACTACTTCTTACCTACCTATCGTGCCAAGATAGTTGCAGTGCTGTGTGCAGGCACGGTAGTGGGACTGGTCGTCTACCTTGTCTATATGTCGAAGGCATACAGCTATCTCAGTGATGAACCTTCGGTGTGTATCAACTGTCATGTCATGGAGCCTTACTATGCGACTTGGAACCACAGTTCGCACGCCCTCCATGCTACCTGCAACGACTGTCATGTCCCTCACACGTCGATCTTCCATAAATACTTCTTCAAGGCCAAGGACGGTCTCCGTCACTCCTATGTCTTCACGATGAGGGGCGAGCCTCAGGCGATGCAGGCGATCCCGGAGAGCCAGGCTGTCATCTACCAAAACTGTGTACGCTGTCACTCTCAACTCAATCAGGAGTTCGTCCACTCCGGCCGTGTCTGCCCCGTACAGATCAAGGAGGGCTCCGAACAAGCCTGCTGGGACTGTCATCGGGATGTCCCTCATGGTGGTAAGATAGGGCTTTCGGCCACTCCTGCGGCAAGGGTGCCTTTCCCCAAGTCTCCTGTGCCGGATTGGCTCCGTAAGGCAGTCCGTAAGAACGATACGAAATAA